A portion of the Oncorhynchus clarkii lewisi isolate Uvic-CL-2024 chromosome 27, UVic_Ocla_1.0, whole genome shotgun sequence genome contains these proteins:
- the LOC139386204 gene encoding calcium/calmodulin-dependent protein kinase kinase 1-like, translating into MSEDTDGLAELDSEHNAELADMVAAMSMASNRMTPPNGHRRPPAPARRKLSLSDRKLSLQERSTQPREARQPTIESKRVSISDSQNCIQLNQYKLKDELGKGSYGVVRLAYNEDDEQYYAMKVFSKKKLMKMCGFPRRPPPRGASTEQGLPPKPLGPLERVYQEIAILKKLDHLNIVNLVEVLDDPAEDNLHMAFELMPKGPVMEVPSDTPFTEGQARFYFRDILLGIEYLHYQKIIHRDIKPSNLLLGDNGHVKIADFGVSNQFEGSDALLSSSAGTPAFMAPEMMTDHEQSFTGKALDVWAMGITLYCFVYGKCPFIDEYIIGLHNKIRNRPVEFPDMPEVCKELKDLIVRMLDKNPYTRITIPEIKEHPWVTEDGTDLLPLEEEHCTVVEVTEEEVQNSIKLIPSLSAVILVKSMLRKRSFSNPFVCQNRRAERSMSAPGGFLADSWGILESKVHPSLRKSSRVGELDGSVEGELEDLTEDDGTFA; encoded by the exons ATGAGTGAAGACACTGATGGACTGGCAGAGCTGGACTCTGAGCACAATGCAGAGCTGGCCGACATGGTGGCCGCCATGAGCATGGCATCCAACCGGATGACCCCGCCCAACGGTCACCGAAGGCCCCCTGCACCAGCGCGCCGGAAGCTGTCATTGTCAGACAGGAAGCTATCATTGCAGGAGCGATCGACCCAGCCGCGAGAGGCCCGACAGCCCACCATCGAGTCCAAGCGGGTGTCCATTTCAGATTCCCAG AATTGTATCCAGCTCAACCAATACAAGTTGAAGGATGAGCTTGGAAAG GGCTCGTATGGGGTGGTGAGATTAGCTTACAATGAAGATGATGAACAATACTAT GCAATGAAAGTTTTTTCAAAAAAGAAGTTGATGAAGATGTGTGGATTTCCTC GGCGTCCCCCTCCTCGAGGAGCCAGCACAGAACAGGGACTGCCACCCAAACCCCTGGGGCCACTGGAGAGAGTCTACCAGGAGATCGCCATCCTGAAGAAACTAGACCACCTTAACATTGTCAATTTGGTGGAG GTTCTCGATGATCCTGCTGAAGATAATCTCCACATGG CCTTTGAGTTAATGCCAAAAGG CCCAGTGATGGAGGTGCCCTCAGACACTCCTTTCACAGAGGGACAAGCCCGCTTCTACTTCAGAGACATCCTCCTGGGGATTGAATACT TGCACTACCAGAAGATCATCCACAGAGACATCAAGCCTTCCAACCTGTTGCTGGGAGACAATGGGCATGTGAAGATTGCAGACTTTGGTGTCAGTAACCAGTTTGAGGGGAGTGATGCTCTCCTGTCCAGCTCAGCAGGGACTCCAGCCTTCATGGCCCCCGAGATGATGACTGACCATGAACAGAGCTTTACTGGCAAG GCCTTGGATGTGTGGGCCATGGGAATCACCCTGTACTGCTTTGTCTATGGGAAG TGCCCTTTCATCGATGAATACATCATTGGCCTGCACAATAAGATCAGGAACAGGCCTGTGGAGTTCCCAGACAT GCCGGAAGTTTGCAAGGAGTTGAAGGATCTTATTGTAAGGATGCTGGATAAAAATCCTTATACAAGGATCACCATTCCTGAAATCAAG GAGCACCCGTGGGTGACGGAGGATGGCACTGACCTTCTACCCCTGGAGGAGGAGCACTGCACCGTGGTGgaggtcactgaggaggaggtcCAGAACTCTATCAAACTCATCCCCAGTCTGTCTGCTGTG ATCCTGGTGAAGTCCATGCTGAGGAAGAGGTCCTTCAGTAACCCCTTTGTGTGTCAGAACAGGAGGGCAGAGAGGTCCATGTCTGCTCCAGGAGGTTTCCTTGC AGACTCTTGGGGGATTTTGGAATCCAAGGTTCATCCTTCGTTGAG